The genomic region CGGCGCGCGGATTTCGGCGGTGTCGCCGCTCGCCGAATAGCCCTCGTTGAAGATCAAGTAGATCATCGCCGCGACCGAGGCGAGCCGCTCGCTGCGCTCGACCGCGCCCGGCGTCTCGAACGGCACGTTGGCATCGGCGACGCGCGCCTTGGCCCGCGTGATGCGCTGCTCCATCGCCGCTTCCGAGACCAGGAAGGCGCGCGCGATCTGCTTCACCGTGAGACCTGAGACGATGCGCAGCGCGAGCGCGATCTGCTGCGTCGCCGGCAGATCCTTGTGACAGCAGATGAAGAGCAGCCGCAGGATGTCGTCGCGGTAGTGCGAGCCGTCGAGCCGCTCGGCGATCTCGTCCTCGGCGTCGTCGAGGTCGGAGATCGCCTGGTCGTCGTCGGGCAGCGGCTGCTGCTTCTTGTTGCGGCGGACCTCGTCGATCGCAACGTTGCGGCCGACCATGATCAGCCACGCCGCGGGATCGCGCGGCGGGCCGTTCTGCGGCCAGCTCTTCAGCGCGCGCAGGCAGGCGTTCTGGAACGCCTCCTCGGCGGTGTCGAGATTGCGAAAGTAGCGCAGCAAGGCGCCGACCGCCTGGGGACGCGCGGACGTCAACGCAGCATCGATCCAGGCGGTGTCGGTCACGCTCACGCCTCGGTACCCCCCTGATTGAAGTAGCCGACCGGGCGGATCTCATAGGTGCCGCCGGGATTGGCCTCGCCGAGGTCGCGCGCGATGTCGAGCACCTCGTCGAGGTTCTTGCCCTCGACCAGATAGAAGCCGAGCAGCTGTTCCTTGGTTTCGGCGAACGGGCCGTCCAGCACCAGCGGCGGATTTTCCTTGCGCAGCGTGGTCGCCGCGGTGGTCGGCAACAGCCGCGCCACCGGGCCGAGCTTGCCCTGCTTGGCGAGCTTGTCCTGCACGACGGACAGTTTCTGCATGACGGAGGCGTCGTGTTCCTTGCTCCAGGAGCCGACCATGTCTTCGTCATGATAGCAGAGGATGGCGTACAGCATCGAAAAGGCATCTCCGTTCATTGCAAGAACGAACGATTATGCCCGCTGCCGACAGGGGGCGCGAAAGAAATTTAGGTTCCGGATGCGGGCGATGGATTTTGATCGAGGCTCCATGGCGAGCTTCGACGGACGGGATGTTTGCCGCGGCGACGGCGCATCAGGCCGTCGCCGCGACGATGAACGTGCGGTTACCATAGACGCCGTAGCGGGCGTCGATCGGGCGCGCCTTGGCTTCATCGCTCTCGTGGCGGCGGACGCGGCTCCTCGTCGCTGGGCGGGACGCCTGCTGCCGCGGAGACTCCACGCGTTGCGCCTGGGCCTGCGATTGGGCCGGCCGGGCCTCGCCCTGCGCTGGAGCAACGGCCGGTTGCGCCTGCGCCGACGCATCAGCGTTTGCGAGCACGAGGCCACGGCTTTGATCGGCGTGGGCCGTGGCGACGGCGGCGAGGATGAAGGCCGACACCAGTTTGCGCATGGAAGTTCGCCCCTGTTGATGGCAGGAGATGAGAGCGGGTCGGACCCGCTCTGTGACATACATCACATTTACGTTGGAGGTATCGGGATGGGTAAGGGCGCACTGGCGCTGCTGATCAATGGCGGCTCGGAAAACTGGTCGTCGGCGCGCTGGAAGGCGCGGTTCGACGCGGTCTGCCCGGACCGCCGCGTGGTGCTGCTGCCGGACGGCGCGCTCGATCCCGCCGAGGTGCATTACGCCGCGGTGTGGAAGCCGAAGCCGGGCGAGCTCGCGGCGTTCAAGAACCTGCGCGTCATCTTCAATCTCGGCGCCGGGGTCGACGCGCTGACGGCCGATCGCTCGCTGCCCGACGTGCCGCTGGTGCGGGTCGCGGTCTCCGATCTCACCGACCGCATGACCGAATATGTCGTGCTGCATGTGCTGATGCATCACCGCCAGGAGCTCTATTTGCGCGAGTCGCAGCGGGTGAAGCGCTGGGCGCCGGACTATCAGTGGGCCGCGAGCGCGATCACCGTCGGCGTCATGGGGCTCGGCACACTCGGCGCCGCCTCGGCGCAGGCACTGCGCGCGCTCGGCTTTCGCGTCGTCGGCTGGAGCCGCAGCGAGAAGCGGATCGACGGCATCGCCTGCTACCACGGCGCGGACGGGCTCGAC from Bradyrhizobium elkanii USDA 76 harbors:
- a CDS encoding RNA polymerase sigma factor translates to MSVTDTAWIDAALTSARPQAVGALLRYFRNLDTAEEAFQNACLRALKSWPQNGPPRDPAAWLIMVGRNVAIDEVRRNKKQQPLPDDDQAISDLDDAEDEIAERLDGSHYRDDILRLLFICCHKDLPATQQIALALRIVSGLTVKQIARAFLVSEAAMEQRITRAKARVADANVPFETPGAVERSERLASVAAMIYLIFNEGYSASGDTAEIRAPLCEEAIRLARLLLRLFQSEPEIMGLTALLLLQHARAEARFDADGQVILLDDQDRSLWNQKQIAEGLALIDKAMRHRRSGPYQVQAAIAALHARAEKPEDTDWTQIDLLYGALEVMQPSPVITLNRAVAVSKVKGAQAALEMIEPLAPRLANYFHYFGVRGAFLMQLGRNEEARIAFDRAIALANTTAEAAHIRMHIDRLMRDSQPRNVKAK
- a CDS encoding YciI family protein; translated protein: MLYAILCYHDEDMVGSWSKEHDASVMQKLSVVQDKLAKQGKLGPVARLLPTTAATTLRKENPPLVLDGPFAETKEQLLGFYLVEGKNLDEVLDIARDLGEANPGGTYEIRPVGYFNQGGTEA
- a CDS encoding 2-hydroxyacid dehydrogenase → MGKGALALLINGGSENWSSARWKARFDAVCPDRRVVLLPDGALDPAEVHYAAVWKPKPGELAAFKNLRVIFNLGAGVDALTADRSLPDVPLVRVAVSDLTDRMTEYVVLHVLMHHRQELYLRESQRVKRWAPDYQWAASAITVGVMGLGTLGAASAQALRALGFRVVGWSRSEKRIDGIACYHGADGLDAFLRETNILVCLLPLTPDTRHVLNRDAFAKLNRESPLGAPVIINAGRGGLQNEADILRALDDGTLGAASLDVFETEPLPEASPFWSHPKVVLTPHNAADTDADEISKYVAQQIARFEAGGALENLVDRKRGY